Proteins from a genomic interval of Acinonyx jubatus isolate Ajub_Pintada_27869175 chromosome B4, VMU_Ajub_asm_v1.0, whole genome shotgun sequence:
- the LOC106970345 gene encoding olfactory receptor 6C1-like gives MRNHTEITEFILLGLSDDPQLQVVIFVSLLITYMLSITGNLTIITLTLLDSHLQTPMYFFLRNFSLLEVSFTTVSIPKFLGTMITGDKTISFNDCMTQFFFFILLGVTEFCLLAAMSYDRYIAICKPLHYMTIMNHRVCILLVFASWLMSFLIIFPLLMLFIQLDYCRSNIIDHFTCDYFPLLHLSCSDTKFLEIVGFSCAVLTLMFTLALIVLSYIYIIRTILRIPSASQRTKAFSTCSSHMIVISISYGSCIFMYINPSAKDRVSLSKGVAVLNTSVAPMLNPFIYSLRNQQVRRAFMDRARKIVFFSRK, from the coding sequence atgagaaaccACACAGAAATAACAGAGTTTATCCTCCTGGGATTGTCAGATGACCCACAGCTTCAGGTGGTGATCTTTGTCTCTCTGCTCATCACCTACATGCTCAGCATCACTGGCAACCTGACCATTATCACCCTTACCCTGCTGGATTCCCACCTCCAGAcccccatgtatttcttcctcagAAACTTCTCCTTATTAGAGGTTTCATTCACAACTGTCAGCATACCCAAGTTCCTGGGCACTATGATTACAGGAGATAAAACCATTTCCTTTAATGATTGTatgactcagtttttttttttcattctcttgggaGTCACTGAATTTTGCCTTCTGGCCGCCATGTCCTATGACCGTTACATTGCCATCTGCAAACCTCTGCATTACATGACCATCATGAATCACAGAGTCTGCATACTCCTTGTCTTTGCTTCATGGCTAATGTCATTCTTAATCATATTCCCATTACTTATGCTGTTCATACAGCTTGATTACTGTAGGTCCAATATTATAGACCATTTTACCTGTGATTATTTCCCCTTACTACACCTTTCTTGTTCAGACACAAAATTCCTAGAGATTGTGGGTTTTTCCTGTGCTGTGCTTACTCTAATGTTCACTTTGGCGTTAATAGTTCTGTCCTACATATATATCATCAGAACAATTTTGAGGATTCCTTCTGCTAGTCAGAGGACAAAGGCCTTTTCCACCTGTTCTTCCCACATGATTGTCATCTCCATCTCCTATGGCAGCtgcattttcatgtatattaatCCATCAGCAAAAGACAGAGTGTCTCTGAGCAAGGGAGTTGCTGTGCTAAACACCTCAGTGGCCCCCATGCTGAACCCGTTTATTTACAGCCTAAGGAATCAGCAAGTCAGGCGAGCCTTCATGGACAGGGCAAGAAAGATTGTATTCttctcaagaaaatga
- the LOC106970346 gene encoding olfactory receptor 6C3, with translation MNHTVITEFVLLGLSDDPDLQIVIFLFLFITYILSVTGNLTIITLTLVDPHLQTPMYFFLRNFSFLEISFTTVCIPRFLGAIITRDKTISFNNCAAQLFFFIFMGVTEFYILTAMSYDRYVAICKPLHYTAIMNRKLCTWLVLCAWLGGFLTIFPPLMLLLQLDYCASNVIDHFACDYFPLLRLSCSDTWFLEVIGFYFALVALLFTLALVILSYMYIIRTILRIPSASQRKKAFSTCSSHMIVISISYGSCIFMYANPSAKERASLTKGVAILNTSVAPMLNPFIYTLRNQQVKQAFKDVVHKVVFSSNK, from the coding sequence atgaacCACACAGTGATCACAGAGTTTGTCCTGCTTGGCCTTTCTGATGATCCTGACCTTCAGATTgtgattttcctcttcttatttaTCACATACATACTAAGTGTCACTGGAAACCTGACTATCATCACTCTAACCTTGGTGGACCCTCATCTACAGACACCAATGTATTTCTTCCTCCGAAACTTCTCTTTCTTAgaaatctcatttacaactgtCTGTATTCCTAGATTTCTAGGAGCAATTATCACCAGGGATAAAACTATTTCCTTTAACAATTGTGCAGCCcaactctttttctttattttcatgggGGTGACAGAATTTTACATTCTCACTGCCATGTCCTATGACCGCTACGTTGCCATCTGCAAGCCTCTGCATTACACCGCCATCATGAACAGGAAACTCTGcacctggcttgtgctctgtgcGTGGCTGGGAGGGTTCCTGACCATTTTCCCACCCCTCATGCTTCTGCTCCAGCTGGATTACTGTGCTTCCAATGTCATTGATCACTTTGCATGTGACTATTTTCCCCTTTTACGACTGTCTTGTTCAGATACATGGTTTCTAGAAGTCATCGGTTTTTACTTTGCGTTGGTTGCTTTGCTATTCACTCTGGCATTGGTGATTTTATCTTACATGTATATTATCAGAACTATTTTGAGAATCCCATCTGCCAGTCAGAGAAAAAAGGCTTTCTCCACATGTTCCTCTCATATGATTGTCATCTCCATCTCTTATGGAAGCTGTATATTTATGTATGCTAATCCCTCTGCAAAAGAAAGGGCATCATTGACCAAGGGAGTAGCTATTCTCAATACCTCTGTTGCccccatgctgaaccccttcaTTTACACTCTGAGAAACCAGCAAGTGAAGCAAGCCTTCAAAGATGTGGTCCATAAAGtagtattttcttcaaataaatga
- the LOC106970338 gene encoding LOW QUALITY PROTEIN: olfactory receptor 6C3-like (The sequence of the model RefSeq protein was modified relative to this genomic sequence to represent the inferred CDS: inserted 1 base in 1 codon), which yields MKNAITEIQNQLNVMTTRTEENVTLTKCHLKITIYYFLRNFCFLEITFTSVSIPRFAGTIITKVKXIAYNNCLAQLFYFTFMDMSEIFLLRATSFDHYIAICRPLRFTTMNKKICTLLVLGSWLGEFLTIFPPLMLILQLDFCAANVIDHFSCDYFPILQLSCSDTWLLEMIGFYCAFVTLLFTLAFVILSYMCILSTILRIPSATQRKKAFSTCSSHLIVISISYGSCIFMYVKPSAKERASLIKGVAILNISIAPMLNPFIYTLRNQQVKQAFKTLLHIVVFSRNK from the exons atgaaaaatgcaataactgagattcaaaaccaGCTGAACGTGATGACCACAAGGACGGAAGAA AATGTCACCTTGACAAAATGTCATCTCAAGATTACTATATATTACTTCCTGAGGAATTTCTGCTTCTTAGAAATTACATTCACCAGTGTGTCTATCCCCAGATTTGCGGGTACGATCATTACTAAAGTCA ACATTGCCTATAACAATTGTTTAGCTCAGCTATTTTACTTCACCTTCATGGATATGTCAGAGATTTTTCTTCTCAGGGCCACGTCTTTTGATCACTACATTGCCATCTGCAGGCCTCTTCGTTTCACCACCATGAACAAGAAAATCTGCACCCTGCTGGTCCTTGGGTCATGGCTGGGAGAATTCCTTACCATTTTCCCACCACTCATGCTCATCCTCCAGCTAGATTTCTGTGCTGCCAATGTAATCGATCATTTCTCCTGTGactatttccccattttacaacTCTCGTGCTCAGATACATGGCTTTTAGAGATGATTGGCTTTTACTGTGCTTTTGTTACTCTGCTCTTCACGTTGGCATTCGTGATTCTTTCCTACATGTGCATTCTTAGCACCATTCTGAGAATCCCGTCTGCTACTCAGAGGAAAAAGGCTTTCTCCACATGTTCCTCTCACTTGATTGTCATTTCCATCTCTTATGGGAGCTGCATATTCATGTATGTCAAGCCTTCAGCAAAAGAAAGAGCATCACTGATCAAAGGGGTAGCTATTCTCAACATCTCAATTGCCCCCATGTTGAACCCTTTTATTTATACCCTGAGGAACCAGCAAGTAAAACAAGCTTTCAAAACTTTGCTTCATATAGTAGTGTTttctagaaacaaatga
- the LOC106989821 gene encoding olfactory receptor 6C3-like, with product MKNHTVPKEFILLGLSDDPELQTVIFLFLIITYILSVTGNLTIITLTLVDSHLQTPMYFFLRNFSLLEISFTTVCIPRFLGTIITRDKSISYNNCTAQLFFFIFMGITEFYLLTAMSYDRYVAICKPLHYATIMNKRVCILLVFCAWLAGFLNIFPPVILFLQLDYCGSNVIDHFACDYFPLLQLSCSDTWLLEVIGFYSAIVILLFTLALIILSYMFIMRTILKLPSASQRKKAFSTCSSHMIVISISYGSCIFMYANPSAKQKASLTKGVAILNTSVAPMMNPFIYTLRNQQVKQAFKDTVQKVMFFSSN from the coding sequence ATGAAAAACCACACAGTACCCAAAGAATTCATTCTTCTAGGGCTATCTGATGACCCAGAGCTCCAgactgtgatttttctctttttaattatcaCATATATATTAAGTGTCACTGGAAATTTGACCATCATCACTCTCACCTTGGTGGATTCCCATCTACAGACCCCTATGTATTTCTTCCTCAGGAACTTCTCTCTATTAGAAATATCCTTTACAACTGTCTGTATTCCTAGGTTTCTGGGCACAATTATCACGAGAGACAAATCTATTTCATACAATAATTGTACAGCTCAgttgtttttcttcatcttcatggGTATAACTGAGTTTTATCTTCTCACTGCCATGTCCTATGATCGCTATGTAGCCATCTGTAAACCCCTACATTATGCAACCATCATGAACAAAAGAGTCTGCATTTTACTTGTCTTTTGTGCTTGGCTGGCAGGATTCTTAAATATCTTCCCACCAGttattctttttctccagttAGATTACTGTGGCTCCAATGTCATCGATCACTTTGCTTGTGACTATTTTCCCCTCTTGCAGTTATCTTGCTCAGACACATGGCTCCTAGAAGTGATTGGCTTTTACTCTGCAATAGTCATACTGCTTTTCACTTTGGCATTAATAATTCTATCCTACATGTTCATCATGAGAACAATTCTGAAACTGCCTTCCGCCAGTCAGAGAAAAAAGGCATTTTCTACGTGTTCCTCTCACATGATTGTCATTTCCATCTCTTATGGAAGCTGCATATTCATGTATGCCAACCCTTCCGCAAAACAGAAGGCATCATTGACCAAAGGAGTAGCTATTCTGAATACCTCTGTGGCTCCTATGatgaatccatttatatataCCCTGAGGAACCAGCAAGTAAAGCAAGCCTTTAAGGATACTGTCCAAAAGGTTATGTTTTTCTCCAGTAATTGA